A genomic stretch from Candidatus Dadabacteria bacterium includes:
- a CDS encoding ABC transporter substrate-binding protein — protein MRNTCSVLYVFILTCILVSSGCRSNDCADASLCIGVLIPEKIFDGSYDTRRQAAVSAVEDINAAGGDIELVFGRDTDRSFDSAALRNVLNRGVDGIIGPTTSADSVNLVDDFAQAGMVAISPSASSVEISTFADDGYFFRVIPSDAFQAPILARLIRQAGGKRAAVLFRNDSYGRNLKDGLVESLKQMGVSLLEPIEYRGGPEAAVNAVVSAVNAEDNPVDSVVLALFREGGANFMASMLKRKELNAKVRYYGADSLSIEGFAETVVALDPEVLSLEDMEGFVTTIAGPDPCRREDRKELFDEAGRYARQIYDAVALMKLASIKSASSDPAVYVREMTGVSRGGVKCRTYAECAGFLTDGDSANDDIDYHGFSGEIDFDANGDVTKGFYYVHTYDDTGGRPDPVLVDLEGNPAGECRVDN, from the coding sequence ATGAGAAATACCTGCTCAGTTCTATATGTTTTTATTCTGACCTGCATTCTGGTCTCCTCAGGTTGCCGGAGCAATGACTGCGCGGATGCTTCTCTCTGCATAGGGGTGCTCATCCCCGAGAAGATTTTTGACGGCAGCTATGACACCAGGCGACAGGCGGCAGTCTCGGCCGTAGAAGATATCAATGCCGCAGGCGGTGATATAGAACTTGTTTTTGGCCGCGACACTGACCGTTCTTTTGATTCTGCTGCTCTGAGGAATGTTCTGAACAGGGGGGTCGACGGGATAATAGGTCCGACTACTTCCGCCGATTCCGTGAATCTTGTGGATGATTTTGCCCAAGCGGGGATGGTCGCTATATCACCCTCGGCCAGTTCGGTTGAAATAAGCACTTTCGCTGATGACGGTTACTTCTTCAGAGTTATTCCATCGGACGCGTTCCAGGCACCCATACTTGCGAGACTGATAAGGCAGGCCGGGGGGAAACGAGCGGCCGTACTGTTTCGCAACGACAGTTACGGAAGAAATCTTAAGGACGGTCTCGTTGAATCCCTCAAACAAATGGGAGTAAGCCTGCTTGAACCGATTGAGTACAGGGGAGGTCCCGAGGCGGCAGTAAATGCCGTGGTCAGCGCGGTAAATGCCGAGGATAATCCTGTAGACTCCGTGGTTCTCGCGCTGTTTCGTGAAGGGGGAGCGAATTTCATGGCAAGCATGCTCAAGAGAAAGGAACTGAACGCAAAGGTGAGATACTACGGGGCGGATTCGTTGTCAATTGAGGGCTTTGCTGAAACAGTTGTCGCCCTTGATCCCGAAGTGCTTTCGCTTGAGGATATGGAAGGTTTTGTAACCACAATCGCGGGCCCTGATCCCTGCAGACGGGAAGACAGGAAAGAACTTTTCGATGAAGCGGGGAGATACGCAAGGCAGATATACGATGCTGTTGCGCTGATGAAGCTTGCGTCCATTAAAAGCGCATCTTCTGACCCCGCCGTGTATGTCAGGGAAATGACAGGGGTAAGCAGGGGTGGGGTTAAGTGCAGAACTTATGCCGAATGCGCGGGATTTCTCACCGATGGCGACAGTGCCAACGATGATATTGATTATCACGGCTTTTCAGGCGAGATTGATTTCGATGCTAACGGCGACGTAACAAAGGGTTTTTACTATGTACACACTTATGATGACACGGGTGGAAGGCCTGACCCTGTTCTCGTTGACTTGGAAGGTAATCCCGCAGGCGAGTGCAGGGTGGACAACTGA
- the ilvB gene encoding biosynthetic-type acetolactate synthase large subunit, whose amino-acid sequence MAKMLGAQMFFETLLHQGIDVVFGLPGGYVLKVYDVMTDYTDRINHVLVRHEQGATHMADGYARASGKPGVVLCTSGPAATNTVTGIATAQMDSSPIVIFTGQVPTQYLGSDAFQEADHIGITRPCTKHNYLVRETRDLPRAMKEAFHIAGTGRPSPVLVDMPKDVLIGEDELVIPEDHEIDIKGYKPTMKGNPSQIKRAVEMLLASKRPVIYSGGGVIWSGATDELIEFCHRLQIPVASTLMGLGGYPASDPLFISMLGMHGSYAANMTVTESDLVISIGGRFDDRATGGNFDEFAPNAEIIHIDIDPSSIDKNITVQCPIVGDAKVVLRQILDALPGEIDLEGRESWLRRIREWNEKHPLTYCQGSEKILTTYAIDTLYKLTKGDAIIVSDVGQHQMWVAQFYRFERPRTHLTSGGLGTMGFSFPAAMGAKYARPDEQVICVAGDGSFQMNFQELATAVENNLDLKIIVFNNRHHGMVRQWQTMFFEGNYSASRFEVLPDFVKLAEAFGARGLRAVRPEELEPTLREGLNTPGVVLMEIEVDCTEMVYPMIAPGASMDNMIMMPADLA is encoded by the coding sequence ATGGCCAAGATGCTCGGCGCGCAGATGTTCTTTGAGACGCTTCTTCACCAAGGTATTGACGTGGTCTTCGGACTGCCGGGAGGGTACGTTCTCAAGGTCTATGACGTGATGACCGATTATACCGACAGGATAAATCACGTGCTCGTGAGGCATGAGCAGGGAGCTACGCACATGGCCGACGGGTACGCAAGGGCCTCGGGAAAACCGGGAGTGGTGCTTTGCACCTCGGGTCCTGCGGCAACCAACACCGTTACCGGCATTGCGACGGCGCAGATGGATTCATCTCCCATAGTTATCTTCACAGGACAGGTTCCCACGCAGTACCTTGGAAGCGACGCTTTTCAGGAAGCCGACCATATCGGAATAACGAGACCCTGCACGAAACACAACTATCTTGTACGAGAGACCCGGGATCTTCCGAGAGCCATGAAAGAGGCTTTCCACATAGCCGGCACCGGAAGACCCAGCCCTGTTCTGGTTGATATGCCAAAGGACGTTCTCATAGGAGAAGACGAGCTTGTAATCCCCGAGGACCACGAGATAGACATCAAGGGCTACAAGCCCACCATGAAGGGAAACCCTTCGCAGATAAAAAGAGCGGTGGAGATGCTGCTTGCCTCAAAACGGCCGGTTATTTATTCCGGGGGAGGAGTTATCTGGTCCGGGGCTACGGATGAACTGATTGAGTTCTGCCACAGGCTTCAGATACCCGTGGCGTCAACCCTTATGGGCCTGGGGGGTTATCCGGCGAGCGATCCGCTCTTCATAAGCATGCTCGGGATGCACGGTTCCTACGCGGCAAACATGACTGTTACCGAATCGGACCTCGTTATCTCGATCGGCGGGCGGTTTGATGACAGGGCTACGGGAGGGAATTTCGATGAGTTCGCCCCCAACGCGGAGATTATCCATATAGACATAGATCCCTCCTCGATAGACAAGAACATAACGGTTCAGTGTCCGATAGTAGGGGATGCTAAGGTTGTGCTGCGCCAGATACTCGATGCTCTCCCCGGGGAGATTGACCTTGAGGGAAGGGAATCCTGGCTCAGGCGGATACGGGAGTGGAACGAGAAACATCCGCTCACCTACTGCCAGGGAAGCGAGAAAATCCTGACAACCTACGCCATAGACACGCTTTACAAGCTCACGAAAGGAGATGCCATAATAGTTTCCGACGTGGGCCAGCACCAGATGTGGGTAGCCCAGTTCTACAGGTTCGAAAGACCGAGAACCCACCTCACCTCTGGGGGCCTGGGAACCATGGGATTCAGTTTCCCCGCGGCCATGGGAGCGAAATACGCAAGGCCCGATGAGCAGGTTATATGCGTTGCCGGCGACGGAAGCTTCCAGATGAATTTCCAGGAACTCGCGACTGCGGTTGAAAACAATCTGGATCTCAAGATTATCGTTTTTAACAACCGTCATCACGGAATGGTAAGACAGTGGCAGACGATGTTCTTTGAGGGCAATTACTCGGCGTCCCGGTTTGAAGTGCTGCCGGATTTCGTGAAGCTTGCGGAAGCGTTTGGCGCTCGCGGCCTTCGGGCGGTGAGGCCCGAGGAGCTTGAGCCCACTCTCAGGGAAGGCCTTAACACTCCGGGAGTTGTTCTCATGGAGATAGAAGTCGATTGTACGGAAATGGTTTATCCGATGATAGCCCCCGGCGCGTCGATGGACAACATGATAATGATGCCCGCGGACCTTGCCTGA
- the tsaB gene encoding tRNA (adenosine(37)-N6)-threonylcarbamoyltransferase complex dimerization subunit type 1 TsaB: MKILGIETSTFSGSVSLSDDDALLCEYAFNTGPRHNEVLIPTIERLLSDCGLGKDDLDAVCVSVGPGSFTSLRIGVSTAKALCYSLGADLAGVPSLEILASNALWCGDGVCAMTDAGRGEVFFSFYDPESAEMTPAEIATPESVCAGVRRKTVFVGSGALLHENLIRDSVGDRAVFLPANLNTPRASGCALLGRKKILSGQKDDPFTLTPFYLRRSAAER; the protein is encoded by the coding sequence ATGAAAATTCTGGGAATCGAAACCTCTACTTTTTCGGGAAGCGTGTCATTATCCGATGACGACGCGCTTCTCTGCGAATATGCTTTCAACACCGGTCCAAGACATAACGAGGTGCTTATTCCCACCATCGAGAGGCTTCTTTCGGATTGCGGGCTCGGAAAAGATGATCTGGATGCGGTCTGCGTATCAGTGGGTCCGGGTTCCTTCACCTCTCTTCGCATAGGGGTCTCCACAGCTAAGGCCCTTTGCTATTCCCTGGGGGCTGACCTTGCGGGAGTTCCATCGCTTGAGATTCTCGCCTCCAACGCGCTTTGGTGCGGAGACGGCGTGTGCGCCATGACCGACGCTGGCAGAGGAGAGGTCTTCTTTTCGTTTTATGATCCGGAAAGCGCGGAGATGACCCCCGCGGAAATCGCCACACCTGAGTCTGTGTGCGCCGGGGTGAGAAGAAAGACCGTTTTTGTGGGCAGCGGAGCCCTGCTCCACGAAAATCTCATACGGGATTCCGTGGGAGATAGAGCCGTGTTTCTGCCTGCGAATCTGAATACCCCGAGGGCGTCCGGCTGCGCGCTTTTAGGGAGAAAAAAGATTCTTTCCGGGCAGAAGGACGATCCCTTCACTTTAACTCCCTTTTATCTTCGCCGCTCCGCAGCGGAGCGCTAA